The Lasioglossum baleicum chromosome 3, iyLasBale1, whole genome shotgun sequence region AGATCAATGGTGAACAATAGAGTACATTTTTCTTGTATAGCATAGAAGGTCAGTCTGAGTTTAGTTTGCCGGTGCCAGtgataaaacaacatgtaaatGATTTCTAATCATTCTTGAGTGAAGCGATTAATAGGTTGTCGCGTTTATGTATACTAACAGTATTTATCCACAATTATTCCGTCGTGAGAAAAACATTTGAAGATCGTACACAAAACATATACACCGCTTATAGGACAGAGAGAATCACGATTGCTGCGTAACGGACATATCGTTTGATTCTATCAGTCTCCTCTGACTCGCGAACGTAATTGACTAGCACGGAGTGTTTGGGGAAATAAACAGTGCTGGAAATTGGCATTGTACGATGTGCAATTTGATAGTGTACTATCTTATCTATATAACGATAGATCTGCTGGTAAGTGCTTCCATTCACGCCTCACTTCGACGATACACAATGACAAATTTAATTTTCGTTTGCATTCAATTGAATTTATAGCTAGATTCTTCGATTCGTTAGtaatctgctaaaaaatctttGCGTTTATGCATATTGTATTACCCAAGTgtaatacatattattataattagactgcaaaaaataaaaactaaattgaatattatttcatcccttaatgactttaataGAGGAtaaatcatattatatattagcatcttcaattttaaaaattttgtagcaattttgaattttatctactcaatttttctacaaatgcataaaattccgcagtctaattataatttttcatagCATTGATGTAGTTTATGTGTTTGCCTTGTGATGTATTGATACGGTATTTATTCCACGGTGAAGCTAATAGACGTGCTTCAATTAATTTTGACGTCACCAGCTGTCAGTGACCTCTAGGACGGTACTGTCAAATCAAATGTCGATCAGTGGTGATTTCTACACGTTCAACTGTACATGTTCTCCTTATTAAGAATTTTAGTAATTATAATTATCGGAATATATAAAGGTTTAAATAAAATACGTAAATTCAAATATCATAACACAAGGAATAAAATTGAACAGGCTATTGCAACAAAGGAACAGTCTCACTTGCAGTCGATTTGAGCAAatcaataaaaagaaattaacgatcgGGTATTATTGCACACATATACTATGTATAATAATCAACTCTTATTCAACTTCATATTccaataaaaacaatttaaatatcgaaGCCGATCTCTCCAAGAAAAAAGATCACGTCtgatttttaataaaacagGGGATGTATAACAAAAACTGTATAAAACGTAGAGTCTCTGCTCCTTATTGCGGCACACCCTCCAATTCTGTTTTGCTCTAGTTCCCCAAAAGGGAGCAGCAAAGATGCAAATTAAACATTCGCAGCCCACTAACAAGTGCACCAACTTCTGTGTCGCATAGACGTGTTCCTCGTGGCAGTGTCTGCAGTCTCGGTGTTAATAAAAGCGTCACAGATAAGCAAACAATAATGGCACACGGTCTTTGTACAACTGTTTAACTCTGCCTCGGAAATAAGAGCAGACACGTCGGTCGGTACAGTTGGTATTTATTCGATGAAACCCTGAGAACGATCGTCGCCATTGAACGAGCGGGATCGTCTTATCCGAGTCGCGGGCGAAGGCAATCCGCTCTAATGATCTCGCGCGTctcatttctttttctctgcTTTCACATGGTCGCCGCAGGTGCAAGTGTCGGTGTTGAAAGAGGAGAAACGAAATCTTCTGCGACAAGTGGACGAGCTCAGCAAGACGAATTCCCGCAACGACACGTTGCACAGGCACCGGAGCCAGTCGTTCTCGGAACAGTGGGTATCCCAGCGAAATCTGAAGAACGCCACCGTCCCGACGCAGACCAGGGACATGGGAACGATGTGCGGCGTCATGACACGGGACGTCGGCGTCTCGCACCAGCAGGTAATGCCCGAAGGCGGCCGTTTCCGGTACCATAACTTCTATCGCCCGGTTTCGATCTGGTTTTCATCCACCCGCGGGTGAAACGCGCGAAACTGCATGAGAATGCCGGTTCCACCGAACCGAGAACAATTTGCATAGTCCGTGGAGAGGAGGACGAACTTTAATTACCAAAGAGATCGGGGAATTAGCATCGGCCAGGTGAGAAAGTCTTTTTTCATCAGCCAATGATAACAATCGGAGATTCGCCACCGATATTctgattttcgaatttttttcaaaagagCTATCGAACTTTTTGCGTTAGGATTTTGCACACATTTTGATTCGGCTGTTCTCGTAGCGTGACAAATGGGTTTTGCATATTCATTTACAATCTTCGAGATTCCTCGTTTGTGACGCGAGCGAAGTTGAAATTTCGAATTTCTGTAGAACGTTGCCCGGATAAAAGAAGACGAAACTTCATTAAATCCGTGTAATTATTACGCTCGCGTGTACCACACGTGAAATTCACTGAACGATGGGAAGACTTTCTCAGATTCGAAGAAGATCTGGCGCGTTTTGAACCGGCGTGTAAACTAGTTCCGCGGGTAGAGAGGTCGGCCATTTCTTTCTCAGCGGATAGCAATTACAGTAATAGTTAAATAAGTAACGCGGTTATTGTTACGTGATCAGGTTCGAACCCGAGACGTCGGCATGATAACGAGCACCCCGATAAAACGATCGCTGCAGAGGAGTCGATtgcagatcgaggaaatcgtaCCTGAAATAACGCAGAACAGCTCGTTGATGCACGACAGGTCGTCGTCGAGCCTGGACAAGCTCTACTCGAGCGACTGCTCGCGGGACAGCTGGAAGTCGACGTTACCCCGCAGCCAACTAATGTACGAGGAGATCGCGCCGGAAGCGAGGATGATGGATCGTTTGAGACGGAGCCCACTTCAAACCGAACCGATACCACCGACCAGTCCGAAGCTCGCCAGAGACGCGAAGAAGTTTCGCGACATTGGTATCAACACGAGGAATAAATTGAAAGACCTTGTGTTCAGTGAATTCGTGATCGAGGACATCGCGCCGGAAGCGAAGAAAGAAACGAGGAAACGATCGTACGGTACGTCCACCGTTTTAACGATGAAGGACGTGCTGACGAAAGAGGACGTCGCGATCATTGTCGACGATGCTCTCAGGATATACAAGAGCACTTTGATCAAGGACACCGTGTCCAGAGGATGCCAGTGTACACCGGAACCGCCGAAAGTCGTCGAGAAGCGGGACCAATTCGCTCAGGTGACGGAACCGTACAAAATGAGGGCGAACGTGGGGGTGACGGTGAAGCCGAGAACGTCCGATGTCGGTATCGAGGTCAGGACTGGTCCTGGAACAAGGACCATTGCGGTTGGTCCTGATCCAATGGCCACGCAACCTTTATCCCTCCACTCGATGAATTCGAGAAGTTATTCGTTCAATTACGGTGACACCAAGGTGAAGAGGAAAGCCACCAAGTCCGTCAGCGTGATGGTCGACGATCTGGTACGGACCACCGTGAAGAGCACCGACACTTCCGGTCTGGCGCCCAAGAAGAGGGAGTTCGGTACCTCGCCAATTAAAAAGAAGTTCACGGACGTCTCTGTCGGCGAGTCAGTCAGACCGCACATCTCAATCTCCTGCGCGGCGAACTATTGCGACAATTGCAAAGAGACGATTAAGAACTTGGCGAAGCAGATCATAAATAACGCGGAGAACAATATGAATCATCAGAACACGAATCTCGTCTCGAGGATACCCAGACCATCTCACATATCCTTGAACAACTCGATGGAACAGAAGAGACAGTTCAAGCGGCAGGACACGTACACGAAGATACCAGCCGTGATCAGATACGATTCCGATAACAAGGAGCAGTATGACAATAGCAATCGGTGAGTCATTCGTTTATTTTCTGCCTTGGCGAAGTAGTGctcctattaaccctttgccgacGATGATTGTTTCTGCTGCACCTTTTTGATTAAGTCAATGAATCCCCTGTCAGACGGGTACTGCAAAGCTAactgtaaaaattattaatccagttgaaacaatttgtataatattaccagaaaataattaattttgactGCATCAGAAATGACATTCTTCCGCCAAGGGTTACAATTAAAATGTTCACACAGATTGCATGaacatataatttaaatatagcGGACGGCTCCTTCTAGTATttcttgtaaatgcataaatgcAATTGTTAAAAAATGATTTAGCAATTACGTACGAGCAGTCGATAAACACGGGGAAAGAGCATGGTACGCCATCTGTCGCTGGCAAGGCGAAGGGCGGATGTTGGGGTTGGTTTGGTAAGTTCTGTTCGATCAATGTATCATGTGCCTAATGACAGGCGCATGTCGGGGGCTTGTTAGCTTTTTGGACTCCATGGTTGCGCGTCGGATGCGTCATAAGTGTTTCCGTAGTGGTGCGCAGAGGTCAGATTGTAAATATCAGCCGAGAGGTCAGTGACAGAGAAAGTGTACCCTAAATTTGCTACGATCACGATATGGTGAACGAGTAACCGCGTGTACGATCTCGACAGATCGATGCTGCAACAgcggcaacaacaacaacaatcgaCCCGTTTCGTTCACGATACCGAGCTCACCGAAGTATCGTCTGCTCGTTTCGTTGAAAGAGggtaaatttttccaaaataaaGCCTGAAAACAATCGAAGTTAAAGCATACGATTTAGTTAAATTAAATAAGATTACTTAGAATCTCGATAAatgaattttctatttctatatTTCTAGTATCGAACAATTACAAGGGGAGACGAGGAAAGATGAAAAGTCCCAAGAAATCTACATGGCGGAGAAACAAGCAGACAACGACGAGAAACACGAGCTTCCAGAGTCCGCTCTGTTCCAGCCGATTCAAGAGAAGCCTAGGAAGAAGGTTGAACCTTCTAAGGAGATGCTGGCTGCCATGAAGGTTCTGAACGACAGTCTTAAGAAGTCGCCCAGCAAGAATATCTCCCACCAGATGAAAAACGCCATCAACATCATCCAGCAAGAGTGGTTCAAAATCTCTAGCACAGTAACCGCCAATCCGTTAGAAGTAGAAGATTATTTAGACTGTTTCGAAGAATGTTCCAGTACTTTGTTGGAATACATTGTTAACATGACTGACTCCAGTGGGAACACCGCAATGCACTACGCGGTGTCCCATGGAAACTTCGATGTTGTATCCATCCTTTTAGATTCTAAAGTCTGCGATATTAATAGAGCAAATATAGCTGGCTACACAGCCGTGATGTTAGCAGCGCTTGCAGAGGTCAGAAATTCCACTCACGAATCTGTGGCGAACAGGTTATTCCAGCTGGCCGATGtgaatattcgagcaaaattggTGAGAATCATGTACAAGCATTTATTCTTTGTAAAACTAAGCATCGATCGATAACACTGCTGTATCTATTTTAGCATGGCCAAACTGCCTTGATGCTGGCAGTATCTCATGGTCGCAAAGACATGACTCAACTGCTCCTGGATGCAGGCGCAGCAGTTAACATTCAAGACGAAGATGGCAGTACAGCTTTAATGTGCGCAGCAGAACATGGCCACACCGACATCGTGCGATTGCTACTTGCACACCCAGACTGTGATCCATCAATCGTCGATATAGATGGCAGTTCCGCTCTAAAAATCGCGTTAGAAGCAGGCAATCGAGATATCGGCGTGTTACTATACGCCCACGAACGCGTGAACAGAGGAACGAGTCCCTATTCATCAATGAGACGGAGTAGGAGAGGGTCGAAACCAACAACACCCACTGGACCCTCTCCTTCGGCTCCGGTTAGTCCAGCACCATCCCGTAGACTTCATTCGTCGACTATTTCACTAAACTCCTCAAAATATTCAGCTAAATAATTCAcaaaactaattgtaagttggAAGACTTTCATTGACATTTGACCGTACCAACAGTTTATACACAGATAACTTCACAAATGTATCATACGATCATGGAATTAATGCAATCGGCGTCTCGTGTTTCCTATATTTATTGCTAACGACGTTTTTGTTAGTCTGTCTCGTCGATCACAATATTTTAAGATGCTAACCGCTGCATAAACGATCATATTCTTGCCTAACGGTTCATTAGCCTCCGACACATGCGTTTTTAATTTAAGATGACCAATTAACTGCTCAACTTTGTATACAATTATTCGAGGGAAGTTTGAACGTGTCGCTTATTGTAACGCGAGTCCATCTAATGGACTTGCCACGGAAGCGTTGTTTTGCGGCAGAAGGGGGACTCACGTAAACTGAAACTTCTTTCTAGGTGCTATCAGAGTAATGAACCTGTATTGTTGATAGATTGTTACGGTAATGTCAGTAGAGCGTGGAGCTTCAGTAATGCAACGGACACATTCAAAATTTGATTCTTAACTCTAGAAACTGTGTGTGAAAgtacaaaaataatttcgtaTGTAGAAAGAGTCACAGTGCGAGAATCAAGTAACGTCTTCCAACATCATCCTGTGGCATTAAACATTCCAAATCATCAACAATCCGAATTTCTGGACACAGAAACGTTCTCTTACATTCATGGCAACGCATTCAAATTTCAGGCCTAATTTCCGTCACGCCCTGGGGATCAAACTGTCGGTAGAATAATTGTGTACTGATATACATAGAAAGACATAATTATACATGTAACGGCTACATGGTGCACAAAGCGCGGCGTACGCGACTCATGTTGAATTTATATACGAGAAACATTCTTAGAACTTATCGATCGTCGTTCGATGTTAAAGTAGAAATGTTATAGACAtgaaagtataaataaatatagtatCCGTGGATCACGATGTAAAATATCGAAGGGCATACGAGGGAAAATAGAGCATATAAGTTTTAACAGTTGTTAAAATTTGTTCAGGGTACGAGTTTTATATAGAATCACGAAAAtgtaatttctttttcattccTCGTTTATGCGTGTCACCTTCGTACTAGGAATTGGTATGTGTAAAAAGAAGTTTTAACGTTGAACGTTTCTTAATAGGGTTGTGAATATCTAGACGTAATGGACGTATTTAAGTTCAACATCAAAGATTTAGGTTAACGTTGTAATGAGTATTCCTATCGTTAAGAATCTATATTAATGTTAAGTGGcgaattatatatacatatatacaattagaggtatacatgtatgtatatcaaCGGTAGCACTGAATCAAGTAAAAATACAATTGTAGGGAACTAGAAAGTAGAGAACTACTTTTCATTGTTTGTGCCTTTATATTTAACATATTATAATTGATAATAAACTCGAGGGAaaacaatatgaaataattgtatTGTAATTTATGAAGAATCGATGTAAACAATATATAACAAACCAATCAGACTTCACTTCCATGGTATATAGTATATAGTATATACActaaatatataatatctctaacccgtgaaaaaatgttattcggaTTATTTTATAacgtataataatcatattatTATATGATATCATATTACATACTTGGTAAGTTAATGTCTATGAGAAATGGCCAACGATCTTCCACATCTTCAGTCCTTTTTTTAATATAAACAAGTCTTAGACTTTAACAATCCATACACCTTGTTATCTTCAGAGTCTAATGATAGAGTAAATTATAGAATATCTATAGCTTTTAACGTAAATGCTTCCTTGATAACAGCCACCAGTGTTTTGTAATTATAGATTCCAAAATCCATACACAGCGTTTTAAAATCAAGGCCTCCATATGGAAGACACAATACATAAAAATTCTTGCATTTATGTTATTCTGAGATACATTACCGCTTATAAATATTACCTGTGACATTAAATAATGTGGTCATATTGATTTCGGTTAAAAATAGTTTAAATAGTTGATACCTGTTTGTTGGAACGTTGAAATACTCGGCAATAAGATGCGCGTTTGAAATTCGCACAAATAGTATAAAAAATAGTAAACCCCTGAACCACAGATGAGATATATGGTATATCTCATCGGTGACGAAACTCTATCAAGTTCTCTATCATTCTTTTTGAAAAAAGTCCGCTCTAATTACAGTGAAAACACAATGCACCGTGGTCTGTCCCTTTCAATCGCTTTCAAACTTTCAATTGATACTTACTTTCATTTCTTTCTGCCAGAGGGCTATAGGGACGAGAGCTTTCTCGCTTGAAAAAATTTGTCGCAGTTCCTATATAATATCGTAATTATGTTTTGGATGTTGCAATACTTAAGGTATCATATCATATCCATATTTATTTTTTGCAATAAAGCTGAGTAACTTTCGGAgcttttattacaaaattcaaTGATAAATTTTTCAGGAATTATGTAGTATGTAGTTCTATTTTACGTGGCCAGTGATGTTAGgttggatttatagtggagcagcgaggtgagctgtgcggtaaagaaaaacaaagaaaatacatatgtactttttcattagtatgtgtccagacaggggtgtgtaatcgaaaaggaatggggggggaatacaagtaccccctctctgatgaccagagtaatatgtgacattatgtgacacgttgcgcgacgagaatagagtgaggcagagtgaggcgaatggaagacacgttgcgcgtgcgcagtaggtactgaacggtggaataggacagtggaaggggataaggtggagagcctggaggggggAAATGAATGAAGTTGAAACCAGAGATGGgcagtattcaaataaaaaattattcaataaatttttgaataaaagataaataactattattctttattcgagggcttgaataaaaaagtaactattattcaaaaattattagaataattttttattcaccgagaatttattcaagcttagaataaaatgtttattctttattcttattctttattcttattcttttttctcgaaaatgaataaatccatgaatactatcggccagctcgaggctacaatgaacacgaccgacgcccgagggtcgagccctgaggcctgagcccagaacacaatagtagtgcaataaacacggcccgacaatcccccggcgagccaggtagctcggcatgaaaccgctaaggagcgaatggtgaacttatttattttccgtgctaccctcacgaaagtcacacgagccaattcgtggcgttctcccgattaagaaaagcctacactcgacggaattaggaccgttcctagtggttttattaattaaagtatgctcgaaatttttattctaataactttctggccatcaccgcgctagcgcgacgaagcgacggggacttgggacgccttggccaagtggtgcaataaacacggcccggcaatcccccggcgagccaggtagctcggcatgaaaccgctaaggagcgaatggtgaacttatttattttccgtgctaccctcacgaaagtcacacgagccaattcgtggcgttctcccgataagaaaagcctaaactcgacggaattaggaccgttcctagtgattttattaattaaagtatgctcgaaatttttattctaataactctctggccatcaccgcgctagcgcgacgaagcgacggggacttgggacgccttggccaagtggtgcaataaacacggcccggcaatcccccggcgagccaggtagctcggcatgaaaccgctaaggagcgaatggtgaacttatttattttccgtgctaccctcacgaaagtcacacgagccaattcgtggcgttctcccgattaagaaaagcctacactcgacggaattaggaccgttcctagtggttttattaattaaagtatgctcgaaatttttattctaataactttctggccatcaccgcgctagcgcgacgaagcgacggggacttgggacgccttggccaagtggtgcaataaacacggcccggcaatcccccggcgagccaggtagctcggcatgaaaccgctaaggagcgaatggtgaacttatttattttccgtgctaccctcacgaaagtcacacgagccaattcgtggcgctctcccgattaagaaaagcctaaactcgacggaattaggaccgttcctagtggttttattaattaaagtatgctcgaaatttttattctaataactctCTGGCCATcgccgcgctagcgcgacgaagcgacggggacttggggcgccttggccaagtggtgcaataaacacggcccggcaatcccccggcgagccaggtagctcggcatgaaaccgctaaggagcgaatggtgaacttatttattttccgtgctaccctcacgaaagtcacacgagccaattcgtggcgttctcccgattaagaaaagcctaaactcgacggaattaggaccgttcctagtgattttattaattaaagtatgctcgaaatttttattctaataactctctggccatcaccgcgctagcgcgacgaagcgacggggacttgggacgccttggccaagtggtgcaataaacacggcccggcaatcccccggcgagccaggtagctcggcatgaaaccgctaaggagcgaatggtgaacttatttattttccgtgctaccctcacgaaagtcacacgagccaattcgtggcgttcttccgattaagaaaagcctaaactcgacggaattaggaccgttcctagtggttttattaattaaagtatgctcgaaatttttattctaataactctctggccatcaccgcgctagcgcgacgaagcgacggggacttggggcgccttggccaagtggtgcaataaacacggcccggcaatcccccggcgagccaggtagctcggcatgaaaccgctaaggagcgaatggtgaacttatttattttccgtgctaccctcacgaaagtcacacgagccaattcgtggcgttctcccgattaagaaaagcctaaactcgacggaattaggaccgttcctagtgattttattaattaaagtatgctcgaaatttttattctaataactctctggccatcaccgcgctagcgcgacgaagcgacggggacttgggacgccttggccaagtggtgcaataaacacggcccggcaatcccccggcgagccaggtagctcggcatgaaaccgctaaggagcgaatggtgaacttatttattttccgtgctaccctcacgaaagtcacacgagccaattcgtggcgttcttccgattaagaaaagcctaaactcgacggaattaggaccgttcctagtggttttattaattaaagtatgctcgaaatttttattctaataactctctggccatcaccgcgctagcgcgacgaagcgacggggacttggggcgccttggccaagtggtgcaataaacacggcccggcaatcccccggcgagccaggtagctcggcatgaaaccgctaaggagcgaatggtgaacttatttattttccgtgctaccctcacgaaagtcacacgagccaattcgtggcgttctcccgattaagaaaagcctaaactcgacggaattaggaccgttcctagtgattttattaattaaagtatgctcgaaatttttattctaataactctctggccatcaccgcgctagcgcgacgaagcgacggggacttggggcgccttggccaagtggtgcaataaacacggcccggcaatcccccggcgagccaggtagctcggcatgaaaccgctaaggagcgaatggtgaacttatttattttccgtgctaccctcacgaaagtcacacgagccaattcgtggcgttcttccgattaagaaaagcctaaactcgacggaattaggaccgttcctagtggttttattaattaaagtatgctcgaaatttttattctaataactctctggccatcaccgcgctagcgcgacgaagcgacggggacttggggcgccttggccaagtggtgcaataaacacggcccgacaatcccccggcgagccaggtagctcggcatgaaaccgctaaggagcgaatggtgaacttatttattttccgtgctaccctcacgaaagtcacacgagccaattcgtggcgttctcccgattaagaaaagcctaaactcgacggaattaggaccgttcctagtgattttattaattaaagtatgctcgaaatttttattctaataactctctggccatcaccgcgctagcgcgacgaagcgacggggacttgggacgccttggccaagtggtgcaataaacacggcccggcaatcccccggcgagccaggtagctcggcatgaaaccgctaaggagcgaatggtgaacttatttattttccgtgctaccctcacgaaagtcacacgagccaattcgtggcgttcttccgattaagaaaagcctaaactcgacggaattaggaccgttcctagtggttttattaattaaagtatgctcgaaatttttattctaataactctctggccatcaccgcgctagcgcgacgaagcgacggggacttggggcgccttggccaagtggtgcaataaacacggcccggcaatcccccggcgagccaggtagctcggcatgaaaccgctaaggagcgaatggtgaacttatttattttccgtgctaccctcacgaaagtcacacgagccaattcgtggcgttctcccgattaagaaaagcctaaactcgacggaattaggaccgttcctagtgattttattaattaaagtatgctcgaaatttttattctaataactctctggccatcaccgcgctagcgcgacgaagcgacggggacttgggacgccttggccaagtggtgcaataaacacggcccggcaatcccccggcgagccaggtagctcggcatgaaaccgctaaggagcgaatggtgaacttatttattttccgtgctaccctcacgaaagtcacacgagccaattcgtggcgttcttccgattaagaaaagcctaaactcgacggaattaggaccgttcctagtggttttattaattaaagtatgctcgaaatttttattctaataactctctggccatcaccgcgctagcgcgacgaagcgacggggacttggggcgccttggccaagtggtgcaataaacacggcccggcaatcccccggcgagccaggtagctcggcatgaaaccgctaaggagcgaatggtgaacttatttattttccgtgctaccctcacgaaagtcacacgagccaattcgtggcgttctcccgattaagaaaagcctaaactcgacggaattaggaccgttcctagtga contains the following coding sequences:
- the Kank gene encoding KN motif and ankyrin repeat domain-containing protein 2 kank isoform X2, producing the protein MGVKNFIMKRMPFCKMKAKRKYHGTNAATPIQNNNAQVEHPGDFDNASVGSGNSNLSTGALQNIREQMAASLERMKELEEQVKAIPMLQVQVSVLKEEKRNLLRQVDELSKTNSRNDTLHRHRSQSFSEQWVSQRNLKNATVPTQTRDMGTMCGVMTRDVGVSHQQVRTRDVGMITSTPIKRSLQRSRLQIEEIVPEITQNSSLMHDRSSSSLDKLYSSDCSRDSWKSTLPRSQLMYEEIAPEARMMDRLRRSPLQTEPIPPTSPKLARDAKKFRDIGINTRNKLKDLVFSEFVIEDIAPEAKKETRKRSYGTSTVLTMKDVLTKEDVAIIVDDALRIYKSTLIKDTVSRGCQCTPEPPKVVEKRDQFAQVTEPYKMRANVGVTVKPRTSDVGIEVRTGPGTRTIAVGPDPMATQPLSLHSMNSRSYSFNYGDTKVKRKATKSVSVMVDDLVRTTVKSTDTSGLAPKKREFGTSPIKKKFTDVSVGESVRPHISISCAANYCDNCKETIKNLAKQIINNAENNMNHQNTNLVSRIPRPSHISLNNSMEQKRQFKRQDTYTKIPAVIRYDSDNKEQYDNSNRIEQLQGETRKDEKSQEIYMAEKQADNDEKHELPESALFQPIQEKPRKKVEPSKEMLAAMKVLNDSLKKSPSKNISHQMKNAINIIQQEWFKISSTVTANPLEVEDYLDCFEECSSTLLEYIVNMTDSSGNTAMHYAVSHGNFDVVSILLDSKVCDINRANIAGYTAVMLAALAEVRNSTHESVANRLFQLADVNIRAKLHGQTALMLAVSHGRKDMTQLLLDAGAAVNIQDEDGSTALMCAAEHGHTDIVRLLLAHPDCDPSIVDIDGSSALKIALEAGNRDIGVLLYAHERVNRGTSPYSSMRRSRRGSKPTTPTGPSPSAPVSPAPSRRLHSSTISLNSSKYSAK
- the Kank gene encoding KN motif and ankyrin repeat domain-containing protein 2 kank isoform X1, with protein sequence MALTVVPSTRVFNGNVGTQVYVSGSTGSKCLCCPYGYHIDLDFVRYCEAIVAGSGDDRSSIERRKKRERRRQCQSMEVLLGLVSPALIGLEAELPKIPQEPTTTNGTATLPRPSYERQVCQQNSLVLDLNDVVGDFEATLRRSRSSRTTDRQTRSEKDGTNAATPIQNNNAQVEHPGDFDNASVGSGNSNLSTGALQNIREQMAASLERMKELEEQVKAIPMLQVQVSVLKEEKRNLLRQVDELSKTNSRNDTLHRHRSQSFSEQWVSQRNLKNATVPTQTRDMGTMCGVMTRDVGVSHQQVRTRDVGMITSTPIKRSLQRSRLQIEEIVPEITQNSSLMHDRSSSSLDKLYSSDCSRDSWKSTLPRSQLMYEEIAPEARMMDRLRRSPLQTEPIPPTSPKLARDAKKFRDIGINTRNKLKDLVFSEFVIEDIAPEAKKETRKRSYGTSTVLTMKDVLTKEDVAIIVDDALRIYKSTLIKDTVSRGCQCTPEPPKVVEKRDQFAQVTEPYKMRANVGVTVKPRTSDVGIEVRTGPGTRTIAVGPDPMATQPLSLHSMNSRSYSFNYGDTKVKRKATKSVSVMVDDLVRTTVKSTDTSGLAPKKREFGTSPIKKKFTDVSVGESVRPHISISCAANYCDNCKETIKNLAKQIINNAENNMNHQNTNLVSRIPRPSHISLNNSMEQKRQFKRQDTYTKIPAVIRYDSDNKEQYDNSNRIEQLQGETRKDEKSQEIYMAEKQADNDEKHELPESALFQPIQEKPRKKVEPSKEMLAAMKVLNDSLKKSPSKNISHQMKNAINIIQQEWFKISSTVTANPLEVEDYLDCFEECSSTLLEYIVNMTDSSGNTAMHYAVSHGNFDVVSILLDSKVCDINRANIAGYTAVMLAALAEVRNSTHESVANRLFQLADVNIRAKLHGQTALMLAVSHGRKDMTQLLLDAGAAVNIQDEDGSTALMCAAEHGHTDIVRLLLAHPDCDPSIVDIDGSSALKIALEAGNRDIGVLLYAHERVNRGTSPYSSMRRSRRGSKPTTPTGPSPSAPVSPAPSRRLHSSTISLNSSKYSAK